From the genome of Armatimonadota bacterium, one region includes:
- a CDS encoding sugar ABC transporter ATP-binding protein has product MATRPTDISLTPTRAARTSRWFVLQYKMAPYLFVSPFLILFFTFGAYPIVKSLILAFYATNGPKSAVFVGLENFRFLLSDSDFHKAVWNTAVFAFWSVFLQLPLSLGLALLLNSRWVRGRELLRLAFFSPNLLGQVFVGVLFSVLFIPQYGLVNRFLHFVAGVPLDTKWLANPNLVMPALVLTSLWMYVGFNMIYFLAALQAVDKDLYEAATVDGANAWHQFWAVTLPGIKPVAVFVLVMSTIGSFQLFELPWIMLNNSAGPDQAGLTIVMYLYQTGFVTGDLGYASTVGWTLALGVLMISLFQMRVTGAWKGGD; this is encoded by the coding sequence ATGGCCACCCGACCGACTGATATCTCCCTGACACCCACGCGAGCCGCGCGTACCTCGCGCTGGTTCGTGCTGCAGTACAAGATGGCACCTTATCTGTTCGTCTCGCCGTTCCTGATACTGTTCTTCACCTTTGGCGCATACCCGATTGTCAAGAGCCTGATACTCGCCTTCTACGCCACGAACGGTCCGAAAAGCGCGGTGTTCGTGGGACTGGAAAACTTTCGCTTCCTGCTTTCAGATAGCGATTTCCACAAAGCAGTGTGGAATACTGCCGTGTTTGCCTTCTGGTCGGTGTTTCTGCAGCTGCCGTTGAGCCTGGGGCTGGCACTGCTACTGAACAGCCGTTGGGTACGCGGGCGTGAACTGCTGCGTCTGGCGTTTTTCTCGCCCAACCTGCTGGGGCAGGTGTTCGTCGGCGTGCTGTTCAGCGTGCTGTTCATCCCGCAGTACGGGCTGGTCAACCGTTTCCTGCACTTCGTCGCGGGCGTACCGCTGGACACCAAGTGGCTGGCGAATCCCAACCTGGTGATGCCTGCTCTGGTGCTGACCTCGCTGTGGATGTATGTGGGTTTTAACATGATTTACTTCCTCGCAGCGTTGCAGGCAGTAGATAAAGACCTCTACGAAGCAGCAACGGTGGACGGCGCGAACGCCTGGCATCAATTCTGGGCGGTCACCTTGCCCGGCATCAAGCCAGTGGCGGTGTTTGTTTTGGTAATGAGCACCATCGGCTCGTTCCAGCTGTTTGAACTACCCTGGATTATGCTGAACAACTCCGCCGGTCCCGACCAGGCAGGGCTGACTATCGTGATGTATCTCTATCAGACAGGCTTCGTTACAGGCGACCTGGGTTATGCCTCCACTGTTGGCTGGACGCTGGCGCTGGGCGTGCTGATGATTAGCCTGTTCCAGATGCGGGTCACAGGCGCATGGAAGGGGGGCGACTAA
- a CDS encoding hypothetical protein (possible pseudo, frameshifted) — translation MGATGPLKDCGYENPVIKAISGVPISMEGKSSACAHSSPLGNIAAATCDLWSNESVQDVRLLGGYAPAVFTEILAYDCRLMNTALKQGQGKALRDLFVVSDHHRDPQALMLDLRVVHEAGKRVVEAGEDHYARTLAMARYATEEIRRAVREGSIALEQREERWLGMIEDALTDLPEDADALRRRADLNYGSLYIPAEYGLEP, via the coding sequence ATGGGCGCAACAGGTCCACTGAAGGACTGCGGCTACGAGAACCCCGTGATTAAAGCCATTAGCGGCGTGCCTATCAGCATGGAGGGCAAGTCCAGCGCGTGCGCGCACTCCTCTCCGCTGGGCAATATCGCTGCGGCGACATGTGACCTGTGGAGCAACGAGTCGGTGCAGGACGTGCGTCTGCTCGGCGGTTACGCGCCCGCCGTGTTCACCGAAATCCTCGCCTACGACTGCCGACTGATGAACACCGCCCTTAAACAGGGGCAGGGGAAGGCTCTGCGCGACCTGTTTGTGGTTTCCGACCATCACCGCGACCCGCAGGCGTTGATGCTTGACCTGCGCGTGGTGCATGAGGCAGGCAAGCGTGTCGTGGAAGCGGGAGAAGACCATTACGCTCGCACGCTGGCGATGGCGCGCTATGCCACAGAGGAAATACGCCGCGCCGTTCGTGAGGGAAGCATCGCTTTGGAGCAGCGTGAGGAGCGATGGCTGGGCATGATAGAAGATGCCCTCACCGACCTACCCGAAGACGCCGACGCACTCCGCCGACGGGCAGACCTGAACTACGGTTCGCTGTACATTCCTGCGGAATACGGATTGGAACCATGA
- a CDS encoding hypothetical protein (possible pseudo, frameshifted), whose product MEHPRKPVTEMVYSSPEEMVFGSAAKPLACGNGVLIGAGEVIPEVNFTLPPMAIREETLPDVRQRFREMVERILTRAVQQGLSALVLELEHLYELTLHPDWGALVTADIKRVMEEFGQRYGLRSALRVTVADIRDQQRPPHMRTGEQFATMLQAFERCAEAGADILSIESTGGKEVNDHALVQGDMEGIAFALGVLAPRDMESLWGAIVDIAHRYKVVPRRRYRLWLWQHGDAAGASGVTAQGAGGGRSADDRASFAGGGGNGRNRSTEGLRLREPRD is encoded by the coding sequence ATGGAGCACCCCCGTAAACCGGTTACGGAAATGGTCTACTCCTCGCCGGAGGAGATGGTTTTCGGTTCGGCAGCGAAGCCGCTTGCGTGCGGAAATGGAGTGCTTATCGGCGCAGGAGAGGTGATCCCCGAGGTGAACTTTACCTTGCCGCCGATGGCCATACGCGAGGAAACCTTACCCGATGTGCGCCAGCGGTTTCGCGAGATGGTGGAACGTATCCTCACCCGTGCAGTGCAGCAGGGGCTATCTGCTCTTGTGCTGGAGCTGGAGCATCTGTACGAGCTGACCCTGCATCCCGACTGGGGGGCACTGGTGACCGCAGACATCAAGAGGGTGATGGAAGAGTTTGGGCAGCGTTACGGGCTGCGCTCCGCTCTGCGTGTGACCGTCGCCGATATCCGCGACCAGCAGCGTCCCCCCCACATGCGTACCGGTGAGCAGTTCGCTACCATGTTACAGGCTTTCGAACGTTGTGCAGAAGCTGGCGCGGATATCCTCTCCATCGAAAGCACCGGTGGTAAAGAGGTCAACGACCACGCACTGGTGCAGGGCGATATGGAGGGCATCGCTTTTGCGCTGGGTGTGCTCGCGCCGCGCGATATGGAATCGTTGTGGGGAGCGATTGTAGACATCGCCCATCGCTACAAAGTGGTACCCCGGCGGCGATACCGCTTGTGGCTTTGGCAACACGGCGATGCAGCTGGCGCATCAGGGGTTACTGCCCAGGGTGCTGGCGGCGGTCGTTCGGCTGATGACCGTGCCTCGTTCGCTGGTGGCGGTGGAAATGGGCGCAACAGGTCCACTGAAGGACTGCGGCTACGAGAACCCCGTGATTAA
- the araQ gene encoding L-arabinose transport system permease protein AraQ has translation MSIFHRIVRFVVNLFLLAFAALTLTPMVWLLAATLKSPDDLFSYTFFAPRISTFNFRDLFSTVPFHRYMINSIFVASTMVVVQLFFSSLAGFALAKYEFKGKKPIMILMLSTMMLPSQVLMAPLYELIYRMGLVDSYAGLVVPGAVSVFGIFLFRQSILQVPDELLHAARIDGCSEFRIYWDIVMPVSRPMIGAFCLISFMGTWNSFLWPQIILHKTERFTLPIALNQLVGLYQQQYGTLMAGTFLSVLPVIILFMLLQKEFIAGLTAGAVKG, from the coding sequence ATGAGCATCTTTCACCGAATCGTTCGCTTTGTGGTCAATCTGTTTCTGCTGGCGTTTGCTGCGCTCACGCTGACGCCCATGGTGTGGCTGCTGGCGGCGACGCTCAAATCGCCCGACGACCTGTTCAGCTACACCTTCTTCGCGCCGCGAATCAGCACTTTCAACTTCCGCGACCTGTTCAGCACCGTGCCCTTCCATCGCTACATGATAAACAGCATCTTCGTCGCCAGCACGATGGTCGTCGTACAGCTCTTCTTTTCCTCGCTGGCGGGGTTCGCACTGGCGAAGTACGAGTTCAAAGGTAAAAAGCCTATCATGATTCTGATGCTCTCCACTATGATGCTGCCCAGCCAGGTGCTGATGGCGCCACTGTACGAGCTCATCTACCGCATGGGACTGGTGGATAGCTACGCGGGACTGGTAGTACCTGGCGCGGTCAGCGTGTTTGGTATCTTCCTGTTTCGGCAGTCCATCCTACAGGTTCCCGACGAGTTGTTACACGCGGCGCGCATCGACGGCTGTTCGGAGTTCCGCATCTACTGGGACATCGTGATGCCCGTCTCCCGTCCGATGATTGGTGCGTTCTGCCTGATTTCCTTCATGGGCACGTGGAACAGTTTCCTCTGGCCCCAGATTATCCTGCACAAGACGGAGCGATTCACCCTGCCCATCGCGCTCAACCAGCTGGTGGGTTTATACCAGCAGCAGTATGGTACGCTCATGGCAGGCACGTTCCTGAGCGTACTGCCGGTGATTATCCTGTTCATGCTATTACAGAAGGAGTTCATCGCGGGGCTGACTGCAGGTGCAGTGAAAGGGTAA
- the fumC gene encoding fumarate hydratase class II: MNRYRIERDSLGEVRVPADALYGAQTQRAVENFPISGIRFPRVFIRALGLVKGAAAEVNHELGLLDEQKARAIQQAAEEVAEGKWDEHFPIDIFQTGSGTSTNMNANEVIANRATQILGGEIGSKLVHPNDHVNMGQSSNDVIPTAIHVSAYLEVQEVLLPALRHLYEVLLRRAAELDDVVKTGRTHLMDAMPVRMSQEIGGWAYQVAQSIERIENCLPRLAKLALGGTAVGTGINAHPEFASRVMKKLAQRTGIPFVESDNHFAAQSAMDTATELSGHLKTAATALMKIANDLRWMNSGPIAGLGEIALPALQPGSSIMPGKVNPVICESVMMVCAQVMGNDLAVSIGNERGNFQLNVMLPLIAHNLLQSITILGNVARIFADKAVAGFTVNRERIAEAVGKNPILVTALNPVIGYDKAAQIAKRAYAEGRSLKEVALEMTDLTAEQLEQLLDPRPMTEGGIVGKMDGG, translated from the coding sequence ATGAACCGCTACCGTATCGAGCGCGATTCCCTCGGTGAGGTGCGGGTGCCTGCTGATGCCCTGTATGGGGCGCAAACGCAGCGAGCAGTGGAGAACTTTCCCATCAGTGGTATTCGTTTCCCGCGCGTATTCATCCGTGCGCTGGGGCTGGTTAAGGGTGCTGCTGCCGAGGTGAACCATGAGCTGGGACTGCTGGATGAACAGAAGGCGCGAGCCATTCAGCAGGCGGCAGAGGAGGTTGCTGAGGGTAAGTGGGACGAGCATTTTCCGATTGACATCTTTCAGACCGGCTCTGGCACCTCCACCAACATGAACGCCAACGAGGTTATCGCCAACCGCGCCACGCAGATTCTGGGTGGCGAAATCGGTAGCAAGCTGGTGCATCCCAACGACCACGTGAACATGGGGCAGTCTTCTAATGACGTAATACCTACCGCCATCCACGTGAGCGCGTATTTGGAGGTGCAGGAGGTACTGCTGCCAGCCCTGCGCCACCTGTACGAGGTGTTGCTGAGGCGCGCTGCTGAACTGGACGATGTGGTCAAGACAGGCAGAACACACTTGATGGACGCGATGCCGGTACGCATGAGCCAGGAGATAGGCGGCTGGGCGTATCAGGTAGCGCAGAGTATCGAGCGCATCGAAAACTGCTTGCCCAGACTGGCAAAGCTCGCGCTGGGTGGCACGGCGGTCGGCACGGGAATCAATGCCCATCCCGAGTTCGCTTCGCGCGTCATGAAGAAGCTGGCACAGCGTACCGGTATCCCCTTTGTAGAGAGTGATAACCACTTCGCAGCGCAATCGGCGATGGACACCGCCACCGAGCTCAGCGGTCACCTGAAAACTGCTGCCACCGCGCTGATGAAAATCGCCAACGACCTGCGCTGGATGAACAGCGGTCCCATCGCCGGATTGGGCGAAATCGCCTTACCTGCTCTGCAGCCGGGTAGCAGCATCATGCCCGGCAAGGTGAACCCGGTTATCTGTGAATCGGTGATGATGGTATGCGCGCAGGTGATGGGTAACGACCTGGCAGTATCCATCGGTAACGAGCGAGGCAATTTCCAGCTGAACGTGATGCTGCCTTTGATTGCGCACAATCTATTGCAGTCCATCACGATTTTGGGCAACGTGGCGCGCATCTTCGCCGACAAAGCGGTAGCCGGATTCACCGTGAACCGCGAGCGCATCGCCGAGGCGGTCGGCAAGAACCCAATTCTGGTCACCGCCCTGAACCCCGTCATCGGCTACGATAAGGCGGCACAAATTGCCAAACGCGCATATGCGGAGGGACGTTCGCTCAAAGAGGTCGCACTGGAGATGACCGACCTTACTGCCGAGCAGCTGGAGCAGCTGCTGGACCCGCGCCCCATGACCGAAGGCGGTATCGTGGGGAAGATGGATGGAGGATAG
- a CDS encoding nucleoside-diphosphate kinase has translation MQRTFVMIKPDGVRRGLVGECIRRFEQRGLKIVGLKMLVPSRELAEKHYAVHREKPFYTELVEFITSGPVVAMVVEGPSAIPLVRTMMGALDPLQAQPGTIRGDFTCDKQMNIVHGSDSPETAESEIALWFSPEELVS, from the coding sequence ATGCAACGAACATTTGTGATGATTAAGCCCGACGGAGTGCGTCGGGGACTCGTTGGCGAGTGTATTCGTCGCTTCGAGCAGCGTGGGCTGAAGATAGTGGGCTTGAAAATGCTGGTGCCTTCGCGCGAGCTGGCGGAGAAGCACTATGCAGTGCACCGTGAGAAGCCGTTTTACACGGAACTGGTGGAGTTTATCACTTCGGGTCCGGTGGTGGCGATGGTGGTAGAGGGTCCAAGCGCTATCCCTCTGGTGCGCACGATGATGGGTGCGTTAGACCCACTTCAGGCGCAACCGGGCACCATCCGCGGCGATTTTACCTGCGACAAACAGATGAACATCGTTCACGGCTCCGACTCGCCCGAAACCGCCGAGAGCGAGATTGCGCTGTGGTTCTCACCGGAGGAGCTGGTTTCGTAG